A DNA window from Arachis duranensis cultivar V14167 chromosome 3, aradu.V14167.gnm2.J7QH, whole genome shotgun sequence contains the following coding sequences:
- the LOC107478897 gene encoding phenylacetaldehyde oxime monooxygenase CYP71AN24 encodes MNFLLKQSAYYYEPNPTLCLTIFGFISIFLVLKITRRNYKPNNNKNLPPSPPKLPFIGNLHQFGTLPHRSFHELSNKHGPLMFLQLGQTPAIVVSSAEVAEEIIKKHDIAFSNKPQTTSGKIILYGCSDVVFAPYGEEWRQKRKICVLELLSLKRVKSFKYIREEEIMELVDTIRARKGFSINISELIIATSNNIVSRCVLGQKYDNPDGSGSFGELGRKMMRELAAFSVGDFFPFLGWLDFLTGQIQEFKATFHALDAFFDKVIEEHRRKMMKKEDVKKGQLDKMDFVDILLQVQKDGVHDFQLTNDNLKAILVDMFAGASDTTSTLLEWTLAELIKNPNTMKKVQEEVRKVVGCKSKIDEIDVNQMEYLKCVIKETLRLHPPAPFLTPRETLSDVKLKGFDIPSKTRVFINAWAIQRDPKIWKNPEEFIPERFEENQVDFLRQDFHYVPFGFGRRGCAGISFALASTEVILANLLYWFNWKLPNNSVGVTMKDIDMSETYGLTVTKKVPLYLEPTLYIIQ; translated from the exons ATGAATTTTCTACTAAAACAATCGGCTTATTATTATGAGCCAAATCCAACTCTTTGCTTAACAATTTTTGGGTTCATAAGCATCTTTCTAGTGCTTAAGATCACAAGAAGAAATTACAagccaaataataataaaaatcttCCACCATCACCACCAAAGCTTCCCTTCATTGGAAACCTTCATCAATTTGGAACACTGCCACACCGATCCTTCCATGAACTCTCAAACAAGCATGGCCCTCTCATGTTCCTTCAATTGGGACAAACACCAGCCATTGTGGTTTCTTCGGCCGAGGTGGCcgaagaaatcatcaagaaacaTGATATTGCTTTCTCCAACAAGCCCCAAACAACATCTGGAAAAATCATTCTCTATGGATGCTCCGATGTCGTTTTCGCACCCTATGGCGAAGAATGgagacaaaaaagaaaaatttgtgtTCTCGAACTTTTAAGCCTCAAAAGAGTGAAGTCTTTTAAATACATTCGTGAAGAAGAGATTATGGAATTG GTTGATACCATACGTGCAAGGAAAGGATTTTCTATAAATATTAGTGAGTTGATAATTGCAACATCAAACAACATAGTGTCAAGATGTGTTCTTGGACAAAAGTATGATAATCCAGATGGTAGTGGCAGCTTTGGAGAGCttggaaggaagatgatgagaGAATTGGCTGCTTTTAGTGTGGGAGATTTCTTCCCTTTCTTGGGTTGGCTTGATTTTCTCACTGGCCAAATACAAGAATTCAAGGCCACTTTTCATGCATTAGATGCTTTCTTTGATAAGGTGATTGAAGAACATAGgaggaaaatgatgaagaaagaGGATGTTAAAAAGGGTCAATTAGACAAGATGGATTTTGTTGATATACTACTCCAAGTTCAAAAAGATGGTGTGCATGACTTTCAACTCACCAATGATAATCTCAAAGCAATCTTAGTG GACATGTTTGCTGGAGCGAGTGACACTACTTCAACACTTTTGGAATGGACATTAGCAGAACTgattaagaatccaaacaccATGAAGAAAGTTCAAGAAGAAGTAAGAAAAGTTGTTGGGTGCAAATCAAAAATAGATGAAATTGATGTTAATCAAATGGAGTACCTAAAATGTGTAATAAAAGAGACTTTAAGGTTGCATCCACCAGCTCCTTTCTTAACACCTAGAGAAACCCTAAGTGATGTGAAGCTAAAAGGGTTTGATATTCCATCAAAAACAAGAGTATTTATAAATGCATGGGCAATTCAAAGGGACCCAAAAATTTGGAAGAACCCTGAAGAGTTCATTCCTGAAAGATTTGAGGAAAACCAAGTTGATTTTCTAAGACAAGATTTTCATTATGTCCCCTTTGGTTTTGGAAGGAGAGGATGTGCTGGAATTTCATTTGCACTTGCTTCTACTGAAGTCATTCTTGCTAATCTCCTATATTGGTTTAATTGGAAACTACCTAATAATAGTGTAGGTGTGACTATGAAAGATATTGACATGAGTGAGACTTATGGGCTCACTGTAACCAAGAAAGTGCCACTATATCTTGAACCTACATTATACATTATACAATAA